One genomic window of Corynebacterium massiliense DSM 45435 includes the following:
- a CDS encoding 4-(cytidine 5'-diphospho)-2-C-methyl-D-erythritol kinase, with translation MNRDFSSPDSRASGYRARAHAKVNLHLGVGDARADGYHELATVFQSLELHDDVRLSLTGEEIDLAVDGWEERLIESLAVTGPYAAGVPTDSGNLVWRATVNIAKRLRAERGLDAVPQVAFELRKGIPAAGGMAGGSADAAAALLLADAAFGPTSLGQPVLYEEANWLGSDIAFTLRGGTALGTGRGEQLTPMLARGTFHWAIITSNEGLSTPAVFQKVDELRAAGKGQPPHLDTAAVSQALTSGDAEHLAAVLHNDMQPAALTLRPDLRKTLAAGKAAGALAGIVSGSGPTCALLCADAAEAAEVAAQVSTELPGTRGIPTSGPARGAHLVDEAN, from the coding sequence ATGAACCGCGATTTCTCTTCCCCCGATAGCCGCGCTAGCGGCTATCGCGCCCGCGCGCACGCCAAGGTCAACCTCCACCTCGGGGTGGGGGATGCGCGCGCCGACGGCTACCACGAGCTCGCCACGGTGTTTCAGTCACTCGAGCTGCACGACGACGTGCGCCTCTCGCTGACGGGCGAGGAGATTGACCTCGCCGTCGATGGGTGGGAGGAGCGGCTCATCGAGTCGCTTGCGGTCACTGGCCCGTATGCGGCGGGTGTGCCCACGGATTCCGGCAACTTGGTGTGGCGGGCGACGGTGAACATCGCCAAGCGCCTGCGCGCGGAACGTGGACTGGACGCGGTGCCGCAGGTCGCGTTCGAGCTGCGCAAGGGCATCCCCGCGGCCGGTGGCATGGCGGGCGGTTCCGCCGATGCGGCTGCGGCGCTTTTGCTTGCCGATGCCGCCTTTGGCCCCACCAGCCTGGGCCAGCCGGTGCTGTATGAGGAGGCTAATTGGTTGGGCTCTGATATCGCGTTTACCCTTCGTGGCGGTACCGCTCTGGGCACCGGGCGGGGCGAGCAGCTCACGCCGATGCTCGCGCGGGGCACGTTCCACTGGGCGATCATCACCAGCAACGAGGGGTTGTCCACCCCGGCGGTGTTTCAGAAGGTCGACGAGCTGCGCGCGGCGGGTAAAGGTCAGCCGCCGCACCTCGATACGGCGGCGGTGAGCCAGGCGCTGACCAGCGGGGATGCAGAGCACCTCGCGGCGGTGTTGCACAACGACATGCAGCCGGCGGCGCTGACGCTGCGGCCGGATCTGCGCAAGACGCTGGCGGCGGGGAAGGCCGCGGGTGCTCTGGCTGGCATCGTCTCCGGCTCGGGGCCGACGTGCGCGCTGTTGTGCGCGGACGCGGCAGAGGCCGCCGAGGTGGCGGCGCAGGTGTCCACCGAGCTGCCGGGCACTCGCGGGATTCCCACGAGTGGGCCGGCGCGCGGCGCGCACCTGGTGGACGAAGCGAACTAG
- a CDS encoding WD40 repeat domain-containing protein: MRIRYTTRLLCAAAIPALAISACSSPESQDKADAPATAHEHDHEHGEGHNDHDHGDGGHPGAEAGETEVRMLPTRVVYTYDGGIRTIDAKTGETVEDVKKDGFLRLNDAGDNRHVMVTRGNEFLTFDSGLVTKPHGDHNHYFTAQPKLTDAHFDADKAGHVVAHDGKTAMFSDGAGKATVVDTEEIADKDAHTHGVDTGAPHHGVTVPLSDGSVVTTAGTEEERHTIRHLDSKGKTLAETTECPGVHGEAAAGGDKLVFGCEDGPVLFDGSQFKKLDASAIAGADGFQHSGTLAGSEESSVVLADNKTDKSAADKKGKEKEHPTSVALIDTENGSVKKVDLGGSYWFRSLARGPLGEGLVLTDDGKLNIIDPKTGEVTKTVDAIDPWQEPEDWQGDGPILKSHGGYAYVSDAKTKKLTVIDLHTGEVDHTVDLDDTAIEMEVL; the protein is encoded by the coding sequence ATGAGAATTCGATACACCACGCGCCTTCTGTGCGCCGCAGCCATTCCCGCCCTCGCCATCTCCGCCTGCTCCTCCCCGGAGTCCCAGGACAAGGCCGACGCCCCTGCCACCGCCCACGAGCACGACCACGAGCACGGCGAGGGCCACAACGACCACGACCACGGCGACGGCGGCCACCCCGGCGCGGAAGCCGGCGAGACCGAGGTCCGCATGCTGCCCACCCGCGTGGTCTACACCTACGACGGCGGCATCCGCACCATCGATGCCAAGACCGGCGAGACCGTCGAGGACGTCAAGAAGGACGGCTTCCTACGCCTTAACGACGCGGGCGATAACCGCCACGTCATGGTCACCCGCGGTAACGAATTCCTCACTTTCGACTCCGGCCTGGTGACCAAGCCACACGGCGACCACAACCACTACTTCACCGCCCAGCCGAAGCTCACCGACGCGCACTTCGACGCCGACAAGGCCGGCCACGTCGTCGCCCACGACGGAAAGACCGCCATGTTCTCCGACGGTGCCGGCAAGGCCACCGTGGTCGATACCGAAGAGATCGCGGACAAGGACGCCCACACCCACGGCGTGGATACCGGTGCCCCGCACCACGGGGTGACCGTGCCGCTTTCCGATGGCTCCGTGGTCACCACCGCCGGCACCGAGGAGGAGCGCCACACCATCCGCCACTTGGACAGCAAGGGCAAGACGCTCGCGGAGACCACCGAGTGCCCGGGCGTGCACGGTGAGGCCGCCGCCGGCGGCGACAAGCTCGTCTTCGGCTGCGAGGATGGGCCGGTGCTTTTCGATGGCTCCCAGTTCAAGAAGCTTGACGCCTCCGCCATCGCCGGCGCGGACGGTTTCCAGCACTCCGGCACGCTGGCCGGCTCGGAGGAATCCTCGGTCGTGCTTGCCGATAACAAGACCGACAAGTCCGCGGCCGATAAGAAGGGCAAGGAAAAGGAGCACCCGACCTCGGTGGCTCTCATCGATACCGAGAACGGCTCGGTCAAGAAGGTCGATCTGGGCGGGTCCTACTGGTTCCGCTCGCTCGCCCGCGGCCCGCTCGGAGAGGGACTCGTGCTCACCGACGACGGCAAGCTCAACATCATCGACCCGAAGACCGGCGAGGTGACCAAGACGGTCGACGCCATCGATCCGTGGCAGGAGCCGGAAGACTGGCAGGGCGACGGCCCGATCCTGAAGTCCCACGGCGGCTACGCCTACGTCTCGGATGCGAAGACGAAGAAGCTCACCGTCATTGACCTGCACACCGGCGAAGTCGACCACACCGTGGACTTGGACGACACCGCCATCGAGATGGAAGTTCTCTAA
- a CDS encoding ABC-F family ATP-binding cassette domain-containing protein gives MVNLINLEQVQKSFGLKTLLDGVSLGVQSGDRIGIVGVNGGGKTTLLEVLTGIEPPDAGRVSRNSDLRMAVVTQRFELDDALTIGQVVVEPLGLNTYEWASNAKVRDVLSGLGIVELGLETPVGEFSGGERRRVNLAAALVQDVDLVVLDEPTNHLDVEGVQWLADHLLARKVAVVVVTHDRWFLDTVANWTWEVHDGQVDTYEGGYNDWTFARAERARQADAAEQRRKNLARKELAWLRRGAPARTSKPRYRVEAAEALIKDVPAPRDKVELMSFSRQRQGRVVVELEDVTLESPDERTLVDHLTWRLAPGERIGLVGVNGSGKTTLLRALAGEYPLSAGRRVEGQTVRLGWLRQELDDLDPSRRLIDAIEDVATYVHMGKKELSASQLAERLGFSRKRQRTPVGDLSGGERRRLQLTRVLMAEPNLLLLDEPTNDLDIDTLQELESLLDGWPGTLVVISHDRYLIERIADNTYALFGDGKLTHLPGGIDEYLARRKAIDAANPAGVLDLGGASTRRSPEGHDAEQPDDDTSAVPAPSNGLSAQEEHKLTKQMKSIERKMDKLDAEVADLDAQMAAAAEKVDTEKLTELDEKKRDVASRREELEMEWLELGEQLEG, from the coding sequence ATGGTAAATCTCATCAACCTGGAACAAGTCCAGAAATCCTTCGGGCTCAAGACGCTGCTCGACGGTGTGTCCCTCGGCGTGCAGTCCGGCGACCGCATCGGCATCGTCGGCGTCAACGGCGGCGGCAAGACCACCCTGCTGGAGGTGCTCACCGGCATCGAGCCGCCGGACGCCGGGCGCGTGTCCCGCAACTCGGACTTGCGCATGGCCGTGGTCACCCAGCGCTTCGAGCTTGACGATGCCCTGACCATCGGCCAGGTCGTCGTCGAACCGCTGGGACTCAACACATACGAGTGGGCGTCGAACGCGAAGGTGCGCGACGTGCTCTCCGGGTTGGGCATCGTGGAACTCGGGCTGGAGACCCCGGTGGGCGAGTTCTCCGGCGGCGAGCGCCGCCGCGTGAACCTGGCGGCCGCGCTGGTGCAGGACGTCGACCTCGTGGTGCTCGACGAGCCGACCAACCACCTCGACGTGGAGGGCGTGCAGTGGCTGGCTGACCACCTGCTGGCACGCAAGGTCGCTGTCGTCGTGGTCACCCACGACCGCTGGTTCTTGGACACCGTGGCCAACTGGACCTGGGAGGTCCACGACGGGCAGGTAGATACCTACGAGGGCGGCTACAACGACTGGACGTTCGCCCGCGCCGAGCGCGCCCGCCAGGCCGATGCCGCCGAGCAGCGGCGGAAGAACTTGGCGCGCAAGGAGCTGGCGTGGCTGCGCCGCGGCGCGCCGGCCCGCACGTCCAAGCCGCGCTACCGCGTGGAGGCCGCCGAGGCGCTCATCAAGGATGTGCCCGCCCCGCGCGACAAGGTGGAGCTGATGAGTTTCTCCCGCCAGCGGCAGGGCCGCGTGGTGGTCGAATTGGAAGACGTCACACTCGAATCGCCGGACGAGCGCACCCTGGTCGATCACCTCACGTGGCGGCTCGCGCCGGGCGAGCGCATCGGCTTGGTCGGTGTCAACGGCTCGGGCAAGACGACGCTCCTCCGCGCGCTGGCAGGCGAGTACCCGTTAAGCGCCGGCCGCCGCGTGGAAGGGCAGACCGTTCGGCTGGGCTGGCTGCGCCAGGAGCTCGACGATTTGGATCCGAGCCGGCGGCTTATCGATGCCATCGAGGACGTCGCCACCTACGTCCACATGGGCAAAAAGGAACTGTCTGCCTCCCAGCTCGCGGAACGCCTCGGCTTTTCGCGCAAGCGCCAGCGCACCCCGGTCGGCGATCTCTCCGGCGGTGAGCGCCGCCGCCTGCAGCTCACCCGCGTCCTCATGGCGGAGCCGAACCTGCTGCTTCTCGATGAGCCCACCAACGACCTGGACATCGACACCCTGCAGGAGCTGGAGTCGCTCCTCGATGGCTGGCCCGGCACCCTCGTGGTCATCTCGCACGATCGTTACCTCATCGAGCGCATCGCCGATAACACCTACGCACTCTTCGGCGACGGCAAGCTCACGCACCTGCCCGGTGGCATCGACGAGTACCTTGCCCGCCGCAAGGCCATCGACGCCGCCAACCCCGCCGGCGTGCTCGACCTCGGCGGCGCGTCCACCCGCCGCAGCCCGGAAGGCCACGACGCGGAGCAACCCGATGACGATACTTCCGCCGTCCCCGCGCCCAGCAACGGACTTTCTGCGCAGGAAGAGCACAAGCTGACCAAGCAGATGAAGTCCATCGAGCGCAAGATGGATAAACTCGACGCCGAAGTCGCCGACCTCGACGCCCAGATGGCCGCCGCCGCGGAGAAGGTGGACACGGAAAAGCTCACCGAGCTGGACGAAAAGAAGCGCGACGTCGCCTCCCGCCGCGAGGAGCTCGAGATGGAGTGGCTGGAGCTGGGGGAGCAGCTGGAGGGGTAG
- a CDS encoding glycerophosphodiester phosphodiesterase family protein gives MPVISEPRVPQIIAHRGYSAKYPEQTPVAFEEALKLPIYGIECDVQGTKDGHLAVIHDDVVDRVSNGTGAVADLTVSELLELNFGTADNPQHIMVLEELLEMLEDYPDKSLLLETKHPSRFGGQIEHKVSEILTEKGLAADPRINIISFDKTALDRAAELLPDLDRCLLLNPHRSFSELVSEAGQTPTILGPEVSWARQYPDVIGWQALNTYVWTVDDVEDLRWCRENQVPFLGTNDPEVALQVFSNQ, from the coding sequence ATGCCTGTAATAAGCGAGCCACGAGTTCCCCAGATTATTGCCCATCGTGGCTATTCCGCGAAATACCCCGAGCAAACCCCCGTTGCCTTTGAAGAGGCGTTGAAGCTGCCGATCTACGGCATTGAGTGTGATGTGCAGGGGACGAAAGATGGCCACCTTGCCGTAATCCATGACGATGTGGTGGATCGCGTGTCCAACGGGACCGGAGCCGTGGCAGATCTCACCGTCTCCGAATTGCTCGAATTGAACTTCGGAACTGCGGATAACCCGCAGCACATTATGGTGCTGGAGGAGCTACTCGAGATGCTCGAGGACTATCCAGATAAAAGCTTATTGCTTGAAACCAAGCATCCTTCCCGGTTCGGAGGTCAGATCGAGCACAAGGTGTCTGAGATTCTTACGGAGAAGGGGCTTGCAGCGGATCCAAGGATCAACATCATCTCCTTCGACAAGACCGCGCTTGATCGGGCAGCGGAATTATTGCCGGATCTGGATCGCTGCCTGCTGCTCAATCCGCACCGTAGCTTTTCCGAGTTAGTCAGTGAGGCGGGGCAAACACCGACGATCCTTGGACCTGAGGTGAGCTGGGCGCGCCAGTACCCGGACGTCATTGGTTGGCAAGCGCTGAACACCTATGTGTGGACGGTCGATGATGTAGAAGACCTGCGTTGGTGCAGGGAAAACCAGGTTCCGTTTCTCGGCACGAATGATCCGGAAGTGGCGTTGCAGGTATTCTCTAACCAGTGA
- a CDS encoding carbohydrate ABC transporter permease — MTTAIPAVSARPSAIESERLPKRRRNRVDWRQVGLAALLIAPNLLLLIIFTYRPLVDNIRISFFDWNISSSDMTFVGLGNYRQWLSAPETGTVVMNTLVFTVCAVVGSMILGLALAVLLDQKLHGRAAVRSIVFAPYVVSGAAIGVAFQFIFDPSYGLIQWFLNLVNVPVPSFYQKPGWALFMITVTYIWKNTGYVFVIYLAALQGRRSDLDEASEIDGTPAWRHFFRVVMPQMRPITFFLLITVLLSSMQVFDVINVMTGGGPFGYGTSTMVFQVYQETFVNSRAGYGAAVATIMFFVVLLITVLQLWLQKRLEK, encoded by the coding sequence ATGACAACTGCCATCCCAGCAGTGTCGGCGCGACCATCGGCAATAGAGTCTGAGCGACTTCCCAAAAGAAGACGCAACCGCGTTGACTGGCGGCAGGTCGGGCTTGCTGCCCTTCTGATTGCGCCTAATCTGCTTTTGCTCATCATTTTCACGTATCGTCCCCTGGTCGATAACATCCGGATTTCCTTCTTCGACTGGAACATTTCGTCTTCAGACATGACGTTCGTCGGGCTGGGGAACTACCGCCAATGGCTCTCGGCCCCGGAAACAGGAACCGTAGTGATGAACACTCTCGTGTTCACGGTGTGCGCCGTTGTGGGGTCGATGATCCTAGGGCTTGCTCTTGCGGTTCTGTTGGATCAGAAGCTCCATGGGCGTGCAGCGGTGCGTTCTATCGTTTTCGCACCGTACGTTGTATCGGGTGCGGCTATCGGTGTGGCCTTCCAGTTCATTTTCGATCCGAGCTATGGGCTCATTCAGTGGTTCTTGAACCTGGTCAACGTGCCTGTGCCGTCCTTTTACCAGAAACCGGGCTGGGCGCTTTTCATGATCACGGTGACATACATCTGGAAGAACACAGGGTACGTCTTCGTCATCTACCTGGCCGCGTTGCAGGGGCGTCGTTCCGACCTGGACGAGGCATCTGAGATCGATGGGACGCCGGCATGGCGCCACTTCTTCCGCGTCGTTATGCCGCAGATGCGTCCCATCACTTTCTTCCTGCTCATCACGGTTCTTCTGAGCTCCATGCAAGTCTTTGACGTCATCAACGTGATGACCGGCGGCGGCCCGTTCGGTTACGGCACATCCACCATGGTGTTCCAGGTCTATCAGGAAACCTTCGTTAACTCCCGCGCAGGGTATGGCGCAGCGGTCGCGACCATTATGTTCTTCGTTGTTTTGCTCATCACGGTGCTGCAGCTGTGGCTTCAGAAACGGCTGGAGAAGTAA
- a CDS encoding ABC transporter permease subunit has product MGYIGLFFAVCLILVPLYFITITSLKSYSEVYSDPITFWPSSWVPGNYSHVWNTSGFVYYLRNSIFITLILTVVKIVLGVASAYAFAFLRFPLKNLLFVLVIAALMVPGQITIISNYALVAAMGWRNTYLGVILPLSGVAFGCFLMKNHFESLPKEVLEAAEMDNAGFLTKLFRVVLPMSWPTLSAFVVITIVNEWNEYLWPFLITDTSDAATLPIGLTRLQEVEGMTNWGPVMAGTVLTTLPMLIVFLVMQKPMIKGLTAGAVKG; this is encoded by the coding sequence ATGGGGTACATCGGCCTGTTCTTTGCCGTGTGCCTGATCCTCGTACCGTTGTACTTCATCACCATCACCTCCTTGAAGTCCTATTCGGAGGTGTACTCGGATCCGATCACTTTCTGGCCGAGCTCGTGGGTACCGGGAAACTATTCGCACGTGTGGAACACGTCGGGGTTCGTCTATTACCTGCGTAATTCGATCTTCATCACGCTGATCCTCACCGTGGTGAAGATCGTGCTCGGGGTGGCCTCGGCATACGCGTTCGCGTTTCTTCGGTTCCCGCTCAAAAACCTGCTGTTCGTTCTGGTCATCGCGGCTCTGATGGTGCCCGGACAAATCACCATCATTTCCAACTACGCGCTCGTGGCAGCGATGGGGTGGCGCAATACGTACCTAGGCGTCATTCTCCCGCTATCCGGCGTGGCCTTTGGCTGCTTCCTGATGAAAAACCACTTCGAATCGTTACCGAAGGAAGTTCTAGAAGCGGCCGAAATGGACAACGCTGGGTTCCTGACCAAGCTATTCCGCGTGGTCTTACCCATGTCGTGGCCTACCCTTTCCGCTTTCGTGGTCATCACGATTGTCAACGAGTGGAACGAGTACCTCTGGCCCTTCCTCATTACGGACACCTCGGATGCGGCCACGCTGCCCATCGGTCTGACCCGCCTGCAAGAGGTGGAAGGCATGACCAACTGGGGCCCCGTTATGGCAGGCACAGTCCTCACCACTTTGCCCATGCTCATCGTTTTTCTGGTTATGCAGAAACCGATGATCAAAGGGCTCACCGCCGGGGCTGTAAAGGGCTAA
- a CDS encoding ABC transporter substrate-binding protein yields the protein MNKRINFKRMAVAASTALVASLTLTACAGGSMNEAGSDKSGDANTIQFWSNHPGSSRDLEEEMIKEFEEENPDLKVKLVDAGSSYEEVAQKLNAALAGNDLPDVFVASDMTWFNFALNGSSENLDELWEKENLNPDSYVDTLREDYNFDGKHYGAPYSRSTTLMYWNTDQLKEAGLPTDRGPKDWKEFAEWADKLKAKTGKPALTMASGDDYLDWYFEGMAWAFGGGYSDDWDLKFTDPKTIEAAKFLQDQVKKGNIEIAKDPTVSFGNGNASSFVGSTGSLGGLTEASEVPFITTYLPGPGPSAPTGGAGLAIPSKISDERKSNAIKFIDFLTNTENTIKFSQKTGYMPVRKDALDDPKEKEFLKEHPNAETSIKQLTENTKPQDNARVFVPGGGQRIGGALDRITLGGEDVDEVFSGVEKETQSTIDSQIEPKLK from the coding sequence ATGAACAAGCGCATTAACTTCAAGCGCATGGCGGTTGCTGCGTCTACCGCTCTCGTGGCCTCTCTGACGCTGACCGCTTGTGCTGGCGGTTCCATGAACGAAGCCGGAAGCGACAAGTCCGGTGACGCGAACACGATCCAGTTCTGGTCGAACCACCCGGGTAGTTCGCGCGACCTTGAAGAAGAAATGATCAAGGAATTCGAAGAAGAAAACCCGGATCTCAAAGTCAAGCTCGTTGATGCTGGATCTTCCTACGAGGAAGTTGCTCAAAAGCTCAACGCGGCCCTGGCTGGCAACGACTTGCCTGATGTGTTCGTGGCCTCCGACATGACGTGGTTCAACTTCGCTCTCAATGGCTCATCAGAGAACCTTGATGAGCTGTGGGAAAAGGAAAACCTGAACCCGGATAGCTACGTCGATACCCTCCGCGAGGACTACAACTTCGACGGCAAGCACTACGGAGCCCCGTACTCTCGTTCCACGACGCTGATGTACTGGAACACCGACCAGCTCAAGGAAGCGGGTCTACCTACTGACCGCGGCCCCAAGGACTGGAAGGAATTCGCGGAGTGGGCTGACAAGCTCAAAGCGAAGACTGGCAAGCCGGCACTGACCATGGCATCTGGTGATGACTACCTGGATTGGTACTTCGAGGGAATGGCTTGGGCTTTCGGTGGCGGTTACTCGGATGACTGGGACCTGAAGTTCACTGACCCGAAGACGATCGAGGCAGCGAAGTTCCTCCAGGACCAGGTGAAGAAGGGCAACATCGAAATTGCGAAGGACCCGACCGTCTCGTTCGGCAACGGAAACGCATCCTCGTTTGTCGGTTCTACCGGTTCGCTTGGTGGTCTGACTGAGGCATCGGAAGTCCCATTCATTACGACCTACCTTCCGGGGCCGGGGCCGTCGGCTCCGACAGGCGGTGCTGGTCTCGCGATTCCGTCCAAGATTTCTGATGAACGGAAGTCTAACGCAATCAAGTTCATCGACTTTTTGACCAACACCGAAAACACCATCAAGTTCAGCCAGAAGACTGGTTACATGCCGGTGCGCAAAGATGCGCTGGATGATCCGAAGGAAAAGGAATTCCTGAAGGAGCACCCGAACGCTGAAACTTCGATTAAGCAGCTGACGGAGAACACCAAGCCGCAGGACAATGCCCGTGTGTTTGTTCCGGGCGGCGGGCAGCGCATCGGCGGCGCGTTGGACCGCATCACCCTCGGTGGGGAAGACGTCGACGAAGTGTTCAGCGGTGTCGAGAAAGAAACCCAGAGCACCATCGACTCGCAGATTGAACCGAAGCTGAAGTAA
- a CDS encoding ABC transporter ATP-binding protein codes for MATVELRQISRIYDPKRPPAVNRMQLDIADGEFLVLVGPSGCGKSTTLRMLAGLEPVDEGQVFIDGEDVTEKRARQRDVAMVFQSYALYPNMTARQNMAFALQNAKLDKHVINERVQTAAKMLELEDLLDKKPSAMSGGQRQRVAMGRAIVREPKVFLMDEPLSNLDAKLRVSTRAQIAALQRKLNTTTVYVTHDQTEAMTMGDRICVLNDGVLQQVDTPETLYNNPGNTFVASFIGSPAMTIIEGVRFADSDAVMGANQGIKLGMPREEAEKVSGDNVIVGIRPEGWEVVSAVEPPEGTAVELEVVIVEQLGVEQYAYCTPVDGVGAGIHVRGQNIAVRVDKRITIQQGERIWVRPIAGEPIFFEPETEINYSYLD; via the coding sequence ATGGCGACAGTTGAGTTGCGCCAAATTTCGCGAATCTACGACCCGAAGCGGCCACCGGCAGTAAACCGGATGCAGTTGGACATCGCTGACGGCGAGTTCCTCGTATTGGTCGGTCCGTCTGGTTGCGGAAAGTCCACGACGCTGCGCATGCTTGCTGGTTTGGAGCCCGTGGATGAAGGACAGGTCTTCATTGATGGGGAAGACGTAACTGAAAAGCGGGCTCGCCAACGCGACGTTGCCATGGTTTTCCAGTCTTATGCGCTGTATCCGAACATGACGGCCCGGCAGAATATGGCGTTCGCTCTTCAGAACGCGAAATTGGATAAGCACGTCATTAACGAGCGGGTACAGACCGCCGCGAAGATGCTCGAGCTAGAGGATCTTCTAGACAAGAAACCCTCGGCCATGTCTGGCGGCCAGCGTCAGCGCGTGGCGATGGGCCGTGCCATCGTGCGCGAGCCCAAGGTCTTCTTGATGGACGAGCCATTGTCCAACCTGGATGCCAAGCTGCGTGTGTCTACCCGTGCGCAGATTGCCGCCTTGCAGCGCAAGCTCAACACCACCACGGTTTACGTCACCCACGATCAGACCGAGGCGATGACTATGGGCGACCGGATCTGCGTACTTAACGATGGTGTCCTCCAGCAGGTTGATACCCCGGAGACCTTGTACAACAACCCAGGCAACACCTTCGTTGCGAGCTTCATTGGCTCGCCCGCGATGACGATTATTGAGGGCGTGCGCTTCGCCGACAGCGACGCGGTAATGGGGGCGAACCAGGGAATCAAGCTAGGTATGCCCCGCGAAGAGGCAGAGAAAGTCTCCGGTGACAACGTCATTGTGGGGATCCGGCCGGAGGGCTGGGAAGTGGTGTCAGCCGTAGAACCGCCGGAGGGGACGGCGGTTGAGCTCGAGGTTGTCATCGTTGAGCAACTCGGTGTCGAACAATATGCCTACTGCACACCAGTGGATGGTGTAGGCGCAGGGATCCATGTGCGCGGCCAGAACATCGCTGTTCGTGTGGACAAGCGCATCACGATCCAGCAAGGAGAACGAATTTGGGTTCGTCCGATTGCGGGGGAGCCGATTTTCTTCGAACCGGAAACGGAGATTAACTACAGCTATCTTGACTAG